The Falsibacillus albus genome has a window encoding:
- a CDS encoding DUF3139 domain-containing protein, producing the protein MEHNQVISKKMKFIAVGMIVLLLLTILVPLGLFGLYKYNAHALKRDTFDHLSNEGYSRNEIRNVEVVFKEGALLSTLVEFVDEPHVQYWYDEREGQIVQIGTYDSNGLNEMKLRHLE; encoded by the coding sequence ATGGAACACAATCAGGTTATTAGCAAGAAAATGAAATTTATTGCCGTTGGAATGATTGTCCTTTTGCTTTTGACCATCCTTGTCCCCTTAGGTTTGTTTGGCTTATACAAGTATAATGCCCATGCATTGAAAAGAGACACCTTTGATCATTTATCCAACGAAGGCTACTCACGCAATGAAATTAGGAATGTTGAAGTTGTATTTAAAGAAGGGGCATTATTATCGACTCTGGTCGAATTTGTCGATGAACCCCACGTGCAGTATTGGTACGATGAGCGGGAAGGACAAATTGTGCAAATCGGCACATATGATTCAAATGGGCTGAATGAAATGAAGTTGAGGCATCTGGAATGA
- a CDS encoding helix-turn-helix transcriptional regulator has product MNKFIYKKSAGVTALSASMTDFTYKTHSHKEYAVGVTLRGIQQYTLDGNLQLSYQNGVMLFNPEQAHDGMAHDKTGLDYVMLYIDPKLLLEIIERKEIVRFSNPIVYDANLAQKVIHLTQAIFSGKDEAMCSELLLSLTESLIQTNLSTDHRKDTVLIAKAKDMLQSNLKNVLKLEDICHELQLSKFQFIRLFKNHTGISPYQYFLNCKVERAKKVIEKTKDIYTAVADCGFVDLPHLNKHFKSVYGTTAFEYMSQVN; this is encoded by the coding sequence ATGAACAAATTTATCTATAAAAAATCGGCAGGGGTTACGGCGTTGTCGGCAAGCATGACGGATTTCACCTATAAAACCCACTCTCACAAGGAGTATGCTGTCGGCGTGACGCTGCGCGGTATTCAACAATATACCCTGGATGGCAATTTACAATTATCCTATCAAAATGGCGTCATGCTTTTTAATCCAGAACAGGCGCATGACGGAATGGCGCATGATAAAACCGGACTCGATTATGTCATGCTTTATATCGATCCGAAATTGCTCTTGGAGATTATTGAGAGAAAAGAGATCGTACGTTTTTCAAATCCTATTGTGTATGATGCGAACCTGGCACAAAAAGTCATCCATCTTACTCAAGCCATCTTCAGTGGAAAAGACGAGGCGATGTGCAGCGAACTGCTCTTATCCCTCACAGAAAGCCTCATTCAAACGAATCTTTCTACAGACCACCGAAAAGATACCGTTCTCATAGCAAAAGCAAAGGATATGCTTCAATCCAACCTCAAAAACGTACTGAAGCTCGAAGATATTTGCCATGAGCTTCAACTATCAAAATTCCAGTTTATTCGATTGTTCAAAAATCATACAGGCATTTCACCCTATCAATACTTCCTAAACTGCAAAGTCGAACGCGCAAAAAAGGTCATCGAAAAAACAAAAGATATCTATACAGCTGTCGCCGACTGCGGCTTTGTTGATTTGCCCCACCTAAACAAACACTTTAAAAGCGTCTACGGAACTACTGCATTTGAGTATATGTCTCAGGTGAATTGA
- a CDS encoding LysE family translocator yields MNFTSFIIYCMIVTFTPGPTNIVILSTAHNLGTKKAMHFTYGATIAFGILLAVSTMLNTLLIAVLPKILIVMQVVGSLYMFYLAYQIVKKNASKTAVNETATFRTGFLMQFLNPKMLLFAMTVIPSFILPHYIQIPALTISVFAITLIGFSAFITWVLFGTIFKKVLQKHSKIVNVVMALFLAYSAVMIWM; encoded by the coding sequence ATGAATTTTACATCTTTTATCATCTACTGTATGATCGTCACTTTCACGCCAGGCCCCACGAATATCGTCATTCTATCCACCGCACATAATTTGGGGACAAAGAAAGCCATGCACTTTACATACGGGGCAACGATTGCCTTTGGTATCCTACTTGCCGTTTCCACGATGTTGAATACGCTGTTGATCGCTGTCCTACCCAAAATTTTAATTGTGATGCAGGTAGTCGGAAGCTTGTATATGTTCTACCTCGCCTATCAGATCGTCAAAAAGAATGCCTCAAAGACAGCTGTGAATGAAACGGCTACCTTTCGAACCGGCTTTCTGATGCAGTTTTTGAATCCGAAGATGCTGCTCTTTGCCATGACTGTCATACCCAGCTTTATTTTACCCCACTATATCCAAATCCCGGCGTTGACCATAAGCGTTTTTGCCATCACGCTAATCGGATTTTCAGCGTTCATCACCTGGGTTCTCTTCGGCACTATATTCAAGAAGGTTTTACAAAAACATAGTAAGATTGTTAATGTAGTAATGGCACTATTTTTGGCTTATTCTGCTGTCATGATATGGATGTAG
- a CDS encoding response regulator transcription factor — protein sequence MKKKILVVDDDADIVRLISDSLQYEQFDVETAHSGKEALEKIASESIDFLILDIMMPGMDGYEVCRRIRQDHDFPILFLSAKDRDFDKVIGLEIGGDDYMTKPFSIQELTSRIKAHFRKMDRLYQNLIPADKGQEQTEAASRQSPSALHINEKTYEASLNGEKLDLSTREFQILFFLQQHPHQVLSREQIYESIWGDEFGEMNTVTVHIKNIRKKLGEKKEAIKTIWGVGYKFVPEVLGE from the coding sequence ATGAAGAAAAAAATATTGGTCGTTGATGATGATGCAGATATCGTCAGGCTGATTTCGGACAGTCTGCAGTATGAGCAGTTTGATGTGGAAACCGCTCATTCGGGGAAGGAGGCCCTCGAAAAGATCGCTTCTGAGTCGATTGATTTTCTTATTTTGGATATTATGATGCCGGGAATGGACGGGTATGAGGTGTGCCGGAGGATTCGGCAGGACCATGATTTCCCCATTCTGTTTTTGAGTGCGAAGGACCGGGATTTTGACAAGGTCATCGGCTTGGAGATCGGCGGGGATGATTATATGACGAAGCCGTTCAGCATCCAGGAATTGACCTCAAGGATCAAGGCGCATTTTCGGAAAATGGACAGGCTTTATCAAAATTTGATTCCTGCGGATAAGGGTCAGGAACAAACTGAAGCCGCAAGCAGGCAGTCGCCAAGCGCGCTGCACATCAATGAAAAAACGTATGAAGCCTCTCTCAATGGAGAGAAGCTTGACCTTTCAACGAGGGAATTTCAAATTTTGTTCTTCCTTCAGCAGCATCCCCACCAGGTGCTGTCCAGGGAGCAAATCTACGAAAGCATCTGGGGCGACGAATTCGGGGAGATGAATACCGTCACTGTCCACATTAAGAATATCCGGAAAAAGCTGGGGGAGAAGAAAGAGGCAATCAAAACGATTTGGGGAGTCGGCTATAAGTTTGTGCCAGAGGTCTTGGGCGAATGA
- a CDS encoding pyridoxal phosphate-dependent decarboxylase family protein encodes MRRDYFESDILKSIRSEKLDDTLSLAREFSLQYMNEIHDRNVYPQAEDIQNLDYFHEDLADQPEKTEAILEILNRYGSAGTVAQTGGRYFGFVNGGILPASLGAKWLGDTWDQNAALYVISPVASKLEVVCEKWTKDVLNLPAETGIGFVGGSSTATLCGLTAGRNYLLNNLGYDASKQGLFNAPEINVVVGEAAHSTVFKALSIIGLGGERVIRVPCDDQGRMKVDELPEIDHKTLIILQAGNVNTGAFDDFESICSLANEKKAWVHVDGAFGLWALASSKMEHATKGLQLADSWSTDGHKTLNAPYDNGLILCRHKDVLVEAMHMTGSYIIYSEHRDGMLFTPEMSRRARSIELWATFKSLGKRGVAELVDELHEKAKYFADIVSNEGLDVLNDVVFNQVLIHFRDDIKTEELIKRVQTSGVFWAGGASWLGKKVMRISVCSYKTSYEDIEISAKEIIRITKEIGS; translated from the coding sequence ATGCGGAGAGACTATTTTGAAAGTGATATTTTGAAGTCGATCAGGTCGGAGAAGCTCGATGATACGCTTAGTCTAGCTCGAGAATTTTCACTCCAATATATGAATGAGATCCATGACCGAAATGTATACCCACAAGCGGAAGATATACAGAATTTAGACTACTTTCATGAAGATTTAGCCGATCAGCCAGAAAAAACGGAAGCCATCCTCGAGATTTTGAATCGATACGGTTCAGCCGGAACGGTCGCGCAGACGGGCGGAAGATATTTCGGGTTTGTAAACGGAGGAATCCTGCCTGCTTCATTAGGAGCTAAGTGGCTTGGGGATACGTGGGACCAAAATGCAGCGCTGTATGTAATTTCTCCAGTGGCATCCAAGCTGGAAGTAGTATGTGAGAAATGGACAAAAGATGTCTTGAATCTCCCGGCTGAAACCGGAATTGGCTTTGTAGGCGGAAGTTCCACCGCCACCTTATGCGGATTGACAGCCGGAAGAAACTACTTGCTGAATAACTTAGGATATGACGCAAGTAAACAAGGCCTCTTTAATGCACCTGAAATTAACGTCGTGGTGGGGGAAGCTGCTCATTCCACGGTTTTTAAAGCCCTATCCATCATCGGGCTTGGCGGCGAAAGGGTGATCAGGGTACCTTGTGATGATCAAGGACGGATGAAGGTGGATGAACTTCCTGAAATCGATCATAAAACGCTAATCATTTTGCAAGCCGGAAACGTCAATACGGGTGCGTTTGATGACTTCGAATCCATATGCTCATTGGCAAATGAAAAAAAGGCGTGGGTTCATGTGGATGGAGCATTTGGATTGTGGGCATTGGCTTCAAGCAAAATGGAGCACGCAACAAAAGGCTTGCAGCTTGCAGATTCATGGTCCACGGATGGCCATAAAACATTGAACGCTCCATATGACAATGGGCTGATCCTTTGTAGACATAAGGATGTGTTAGTCGAAGCGATGCACATGACAGGTTCGTATATCATCTACAGCGAGCATCGAGATGGCATGTTGTTTACGCCGGAGATGTCCAGAAGGGCCAGATCGATAGAATTATGGGCCACGTTTAAATCGCTTGGCAAAAGAGGCGTGGCAGAACTTGTAGATGAGCTTCATGAAAAAGCAAAGTATTTTGCTGACATAGTGTCGAATGAAGGCTTGGACGTGCTCAATGATGTCGTTTTTAATCAAGTGTTGATCCATTTCCGCGATGATATCAAAACGGAAGAACTGATTAAGAGAGTCCAAACATCTGGCGTTTTCTGGGCCGGTGGAGCCAGCTGGCTTGGCAAAAAAGTTATGAGGATCAGCGTCTGTTCCTATAAGACAAGCTATGAGGATATTGAAATTTCAGCAAAAGAAATTATAAGAATTACGAAAGAAATCGGTTCTTGA
- a CDS encoding efflux RND transporter permease subunit, with protein MTWFTKWALRNKAALTFAVLASMIFGIISYTTIPMELMPSADQPYVTISAIGNGMDAVSMDEQVTQPIEKALNGVKGKQNVAAQTGNNFSQMTVTFDSDVDVKEAKQAIQERITMVHLPDGVMKPYVVNLNTSEIPIVELGLTFDKEIGNQELNTVENEIMPMFQDLKGVGNVITNGGENQQVLIKVDPAKLAAAKFPLEKLYTLLQGRNASVAVGEQTINNEATSIIVTGKVESLDDLNNIKLNNSTKLQDVADISMQKNTKNITHLNGKDFIDIIVQKDSTSNAVTLGKQVEETVKKINKEYKGTLQATTMMNLGNTVLDSINSMTREVLTGALFATLIIWLFLRSFRMTLITIVSIPLSLCITLILLSFLDVTLNILTLGGIAVSVGRLVDDSIVVVENIYRRKKDHELTPAFLVEAVKEVGAAITSSTLTTVAVFLPMMIISGGLRDLVAPFAITITCSLLSSLLVSLTVVPALSGRMMKKVKVKEHKQHKFYPSVLKWSLNHKWLPILLVVVVVVGSIGLFVSMPKGSVDQKDSAYIAIGLHYQNGTPFNEIKDGISKMESILSEQKGIKTQIALAGINEDAAKYGNTQDASLAQIMIFPKEGTDSAKLVKAIRKTKDQFPNAELTADTAGMLGPNKTTVSVDVVGKNEDDIQKAADIVRKKISTIDGVLNAESNDQNTKPTIAITVDSKLSNAQEISKSIYAMIQPAVIGSIKVDGRTTAVKLGALKEIQSADDLKNLQLMTADGPVQLSTIAKVEEKEQQGTIYSKDGHHYLQVTATVDPDKMVDVAGKIQKEIATWDKNDTFGKDTKAEITGSAMQSSDDLTELGKLAMFSIGIVFMILLVTLKSFRASIAILVTLPLAAIGSLLGLVVTQSSINISSGIGMLMLVGIVVTNAIVLVDRIRHNEATMNIREAIMEAGAVRLRPILMTALATVFAMLPLLIEHESAMSLNLVSKGLAVVVIFGLIVSTLLTLIVIPTFYELFHFKKAKKQRLQTNQGTTTISQ; from the coding sequence ATGACTTGGTTTACAAAATGGGCATTGCGAAATAAAGCTGCACTGACTTTCGCAGTACTTGCCTCAATGATTTTTGGGATTATCAGCTATACCACGATCCCGATGGAGCTGATGCCATCTGCCGATCAGCCGTACGTGACCATCTCAGCCATTGGAAATGGGATGGATGCGGTAAGCATGGATGAACAGGTGACACAGCCAATTGAAAAAGCACTGAACGGCGTCAAAGGAAAACAAAACGTTGCCGCACAAACAGGCAATAACTTTTCACAAATGACCGTCACGTTCGATTCTGACGTTGATGTCAAAGAAGCAAAACAGGCAATCCAAGAACGAATTACAATGGTTCATCTTCCTGATGGCGTGATGAAGCCATATGTCGTCAACCTGAATACATCTGAAATTCCGATTGTCGAACTCGGCCTTACGTTTGATAAGGAGATCGGCAATCAAGAATTGAACACCGTTGAAAATGAGATCATGCCGATGTTCCAAGACCTGAAAGGTGTCGGGAATGTCATCACGAACGGTGGGGAAAATCAACAAGTCCTGATCAAAGTCGACCCTGCCAAACTAGCAGCAGCGAAATTCCCTCTAGAGAAACTCTATACCCTTCTTCAAGGAAGAAATGCCTCCGTTGCAGTCGGAGAGCAGACCATCAACAATGAAGCAACAAGCATCATCGTGACAGGAAAAGTAGAATCACTTGATGACCTGAATAACATCAAGTTGAACAACAGCACGAAATTGCAGGATGTTGCGGACATTTCCATGCAGAAAAACACAAAAAACATCACCCATTTGAACGGCAAGGATTTTATCGATATCATCGTCCAGAAAGATTCCACATCCAATGCCGTCACCCTTGGCAAACAAGTGGAGGAAACGGTTAAAAAAATCAATAAAGAATACAAGGGAACACTTCAAGCAACAACGATGATGAATTTAGGGAATACCGTCCTGGATTCCATCAATTCGATGACAAGGGAAGTTTTGACCGGCGCATTATTTGCCACACTTATCATCTGGCTCTTCCTGCGAAGCTTCCGAATGACGTTGATCACCATCGTCAGCATACCGCTTTCGCTGTGCATCACGCTGATTTTACTTTCCTTCCTTGACGTCACCTTGAATATTCTGACGCTCGGAGGAATTGCGGTATCCGTTGGACGGCTGGTCGATGACAGCATCGTCGTCGTCGAAAATATATACCGGCGCAAGAAAGATCATGAACTGACACCTGCCTTTCTCGTAGAGGCTGTCAAAGAAGTGGGAGCTGCCATCACGTCTTCCACCCTGACAACCGTCGCAGTATTCCTTCCGATGATGATCATTTCGGGAGGATTAAGAGACCTTGTCGCTCCATTCGCCATCACCATCACATGTTCACTGCTGTCTTCCCTTCTCGTTTCACTGACAGTGGTGCCGGCGCTAAGCGGCCGAATGATGAAGAAAGTAAAGGTGAAAGAGCACAAGCAGCATAAATTCTATCCATCTGTCCTAAAATGGTCGCTTAACCATAAATGGCTTCCGATCTTGCTGGTCGTTGTCGTTGTCGTCGGATCGATCGGCTTATTCGTCAGCATGCCGAAAGGGTCCGTCGACCAGAAAGATTCCGCCTATATCGCCATCGGGCTCCACTATCAAAACGGAACACCATTCAACGAGATAAAAGACGGAATTTCCAAAATGGAAAGCATCCTTTCTGAACAAAAAGGGATCAAAACCCAAATCGCATTGGCGGGAATCAATGAGGATGCTGCCAAATACGGCAACACCCAAGATGCGAGCCTCGCTCAAATCATGATCTTCCCGAAAGAAGGGACGGATTCCGCTAAATTGGTGAAAGCCATCCGAAAAACAAAAGATCAGTTCCCTAATGCGGAATTGACGGCAGACACTGCTGGGATGCTCGGACCGAATAAAACGACTGTTTCCGTTGATGTCGTCGGCAAGAATGAAGATGACATCCAAAAAGCCGCTGATATCGTCAGGAAAAAAATCAGCACGATCGATGGCGTTCTAAACGCCGAAAGCAATGATCAAAATACAAAACCGACCATTGCCATCACGGTTGACTCAAAGCTTTCCAACGCCCAGGAAATCTCCAAATCCATCTACGCCATGATTCAACCTGCCGTGATCGGAAGCATCAAAGTGGACGGACGGACCACTGCAGTCAAATTGGGGGCACTGAAAGAAATCCAATCAGCCGACGATTTGAAAAATCTGCAGCTGATGACAGCGGATGGACCTGTTCAATTATCGACCATCGCCAAAGTCGAAGAGAAAGAACAGCAAGGCACCATCTATTCCAAAGACGGCCATCACTATCTGCAAGTAACCGCTACAGTCGATCCTGACAAAATGGTCGATGTAGCCGGCAAGATTCAAAAGGAGATCGCTACTTGGGACAAAAATGATACATTTGGAAAAGACACAAAAGCCGAGATCACCGGTTCTGCGATGCAGTCATCCGATGATTTGACCGAACTGGGCAAACTGGCCATGTTCTCGATCGGCATCGTGTTCATGATCCTGCTCGTGACATTAAAGTCGTTCCGCGCCAGCATTGCCATCTTGGTTACGCTGCCGCTTGCTGCGATCGGCTCATTGTTGGGATTGGTGGTCACGCAGTCCAGCATTAACATCTCTTCCGGAATCGGAATGCTGATGCTTGTCGGAATCGTGGTCACAAACGCAATCGTGCTCGTCGACCGGATCCGCCACAACGAAGCCACCATGAACATCCGCGAAGCCATCATGGAAGCCGGCGCCGTCCGTCTCCGTCCGATTCTCATGACAGCACTCGCCACCGTATTCGCCATGCTGCCGCTTCTAATCGAGCATGAATCGGCAATGAGTTTGAACCTTGTATCAAAAGGGCTGGCCGTCGTCGTCATTTTCGGCCTCATCGTATCCACCCTATTGACACTGATTGTCATCCCAACGTTCTATGAACTATTCCATTTCAAAAAAGCCAAGAAACAAAGGCTGCAAACAAACCAAGGGACCACTACGATTAGTCAATGA
- a CDS encoding aminotransferase-like domain-containing protein, whose translation MIDQYGNEINWFPKLRDDGIPKYKQIAQSIEDDINNGVLKPGSVLPPQRVLANFLGVNHSTVTRAFKNCESKGLIKGTVGKGTFVSIDAGIPQDLLSSNAQYIIDMGMVYPLYEVNDLIESYLKEIYENIDHASFLKYIPPEGIAKHRYIGAQWVKTLGVECSPEQVIITSGTQNALSIILATLFEKGDKIIVDQYTYSGFKNISLLFGITLIPIKMTEDGMGIDELESMCKREQIKGIYMTPDNHNPTSITLSEAHREKVAKIIGKYNLLFIEDGEFTFSIEGKYRPISAYVPENSLYIAGTSKSISPAFRISYMVSPLPYVKKLTFGLNNLTWMASPLNAEMISQLIQLNYYDHIIETKLAIIRERNLLVDEVLGGYDITGSDTSFFRFLKLPGRLTGKEVEMKCLEQGVQVFCAERFLVHTQAANHAVRLSVSGPQTLEDVKKGLVILKNVLEQLSTESETII comes from the coding sequence ATGATTGACCAATATGGAAATGAAATTAATTGGTTTCCCAAACTGAGAGATGATGGCATCCCCAAATATAAACAAATCGCTCAATCGATAGAAGATGATATTAACAATGGGGTATTAAAGCCGGGAAGTGTATTGCCGCCGCAAAGGGTTCTTGCAAACTTTCTTGGAGTCAATCATAGTACAGTGACCCGGGCGTTTAAAAATTGTGAATCCAAGGGTCTCATAAAAGGAACGGTCGGGAAAGGAACTTTTGTCAGCATAGATGCAGGCATCCCTCAAGATCTATTAAGCAGCAATGCCCAATACATCATTGATATGGGAATGGTGTACCCTTTATATGAAGTGAATGACTTGATCGAATCCTACTTAAAAGAGATCTATGAAAATATTGATCATGCTTCATTCTTGAAATATATACCGCCGGAAGGAATCGCCAAACACCGATATATTGGCGCTCAATGGGTAAAGACGCTGGGGGTCGAGTGCAGTCCTGAACAAGTGATTATTACATCAGGTACACAAAACGCCCTTTCGATCATACTTGCGACCTTATTTGAAAAAGGGGATAAAATCATCGTTGATCAATATACCTACTCCGGTTTTAAAAATATCTCCCTTTTATTTGGCATCACACTCATTCCGATAAAGATGACGGAAGATGGAATGGGCATCGATGAGCTAGAAAGCATGTGTAAAAGGGAGCAGATCAAAGGGATATACATGACGCCTGACAATCACAATCCAACCTCCATCACATTATCAGAAGCACATCGGGAAAAAGTCGCAAAAATCATTGGGAAGTACAATCTACTGTTCATCGAAGACGGAGAATTTACTTTTAGTATAGAGGGGAAATATAGACCGATCAGTGCCTACGTACCTGAAAACAGTCTCTACATCGCAGGTACATCAAAGTCGATCAGCCCTGCTTTCCGGATTTCGTATATGGTTTCACCGCTGCCGTATGTAAAAAAACTAACGTTTGGACTGAACAACTTAACCTGGATGGCGTCTCCGTTAAATGCCGAGATGATTTCACAGCTTATTCAGTTGAACTACTACGACCATATAATCGAAACCAAACTGGCGATCATCCGAGAACGAAACTTGTTGGTGGATGAGGTTCTTGGAGGATATGACATCACCGGTTCCGATACTTCTTTTTTTAGATTTTTAAAACTGCCTGGCAGGCTGACGGGAAAAGAAGTTGAAATGAAATGTCTCGAACAAGGCGTTCAAGTCTTTTGCGCAGAAAGATTCCTCGTTCATACACAAGCAGCGAATCATGCTGTCCGCCTATCCGTAAGCGGTCCGCAAACGCTTGAAGATGTAAAAAAAGGCTTGGTCATTCTCAAAAATGTTTTGGAACAATTGAGCACCGAGTCGGAAACGATCATATAA
- a CDS encoding sensor histidine kinase: protein MKLKYKLPLIFSILIILFVSLSAFYIRIDVSQVVLTRINQEVKKLDAGNQAFVDNQVRLHPNRSSLEASVKKEAKAQQMNIFLYDQTYDHVLVTAEGTKRKNFLYSHLYPVRDQAGRIAYFMKIERPLSIKALVTKTIFTKSFVLFLILLCLIFVVLFLYFQHYITRPIERLNERLSAVSLSKSLPALSSDRKDEIGELYTHVKEMEERIYETQAEQVNMVGAIAHDLKTPLTSINGFLELIQMQKDLSQAQKEEYLQLIHKKSRHITQLVDEFSLYSKNEIALQKLQVKPVKMASFFENIAEEYEAELSGLDYELHWKHTFSPNDEALLNETMIRRVFGNLFSNIVRYGGKDLSGIYLKGFIEKHKAILTLEDNGMGVPKGQLPFIFQKFFTVDKSRQREYGGTGLGLASCKSIIERHGGSIDAFQSTHGGLGIKIGLPLVRNEE, encoded by the coding sequence ATGAAGCTGAAGTATAAACTGCCCCTGATTTTTTCAATACTCATCATTCTCTTTGTTTCCTTAAGCGCCTTTTATATCCGAATCGATGTCTCACAGGTGGTCTTGACCAGGATCAATCAGGAGGTCAAGAAGCTGGATGCCGGCAATCAGGCTTTTGTCGATAATCAGGTTCGGCTCCACCCAAATCGGTCTTCGCTGGAGGCTTCGGTAAAAAAAGAAGCCAAAGCACAGCAAATGAATATCTTTTTATATGATCAGACATATGATCATGTTTTAGTGACGGCGGAAGGGACGAAGCGAAAAAACTTTCTTTATTCGCATCTATATCCGGTCAGGGACCAGGCAGGTAGGATCGCGTATTTTATGAAAATTGAGCGGCCATTATCGATCAAGGCACTGGTGACAAAGACGATTTTTACGAAAAGCTTTGTCCTCTTCCTGATCCTGTTATGCTTGATTTTCGTGGTGCTATTCTTATATTTCCAGCATTATATCACGCGGCCGATCGAGCGGCTGAACGAACGGTTATCGGCCGTCTCGCTGTCAAAGTCGCTCCCGGCGCTGTCGAGTGATCGCAAAGATGAAATCGGCGAATTATATACACATGTCAAAGAGATGGAAGAGCGGATTTATGAAACGCAGGCGGAACAGGTCAACATGGTCGGAGCCATTGCCCATGATTTAAAGACGCCGCTCACTTCGATCAATGGCTTTTTGGAATTGATCCAGATGCAGAAGGATTTATCTCAAGCACAAAAAGAGGAATACTTGCAGCTGATCCATAAAAAATCCCGTCACATCACACAGCTGGTCGATGAGTTTTCCCTGTACTCGAAAAATGAAATCGCACTTCAAAAGCTGCAGGTGAAACCGGTGAAAATGGCATCCTTTTTTGAAAATATCGCGGAAGAGTATGAGGCAGAGCTATCCGGGCTCGACTACGAACTGCACTGGAAGCACACATTTTCGCCAAACGATGAAGCGCTGCTGAATGAAACGATGATAAGAAGGGTATTCGGAAACCTGTTCAGCAATATCGTCCGGTACGGTGGGAAGGACTTGAGCGGCATCTATTTGAAAGGATTCATTGAGAAGCATAAAGCCATCTTGACGCTCGAAGACAATGGGATGGGGGTGCCTAAAGGACAGCTTCCATTCATTTTTCAAAAGTTCTTTACGGTCGACAAATCAAGGCAGCGGGAGTATGGCGGCACCGGATTGGGATTGGCATCCTGCAAATCGATCATTGAAAGGCACGGGGGTTCGATCGATGCATTTCAGTCGACGCATGGCGGGCTTGGAATCAAGATCGGGCTGCCGCTGGTGAGGAATGAGGAATGA
- a CDS encoding SDR family oxidoreductase: protein MKVLIVGANGQVGKHLVSFIQDHNELEAKVMIRKEEQAAHFKELGTETVVVDLEDDIPSIAKAFDGVDAVVFTAGSGPNTGADKTILIDLDGAVKTIEAAKKAGVKRYVMISSYDTTREAIQSAPSSFAPYVVAKHYADEWLRGTDLDYTIIHPGALTNENGTGKVKAATKVERNEIPREDVASVIVACLENDETIGKEFQVVSGEMAVKDAVGSL from the coding sequence ATGAAAGTTCTTATTGTTGGAGCAAACGGACAAGTCGGGAAGCATCTTGTTTCCTTTATTCAAGATCATAATGAGTTGGAAGCGAAAGTCATGATTCGCAAAGAGGAGCAGGCGGCCCACTTCAAAGAGCTGGGGACGGAAACGGTCGTGGTCGATCTGGAAGATGACATCCCGTCCATCGCTAAAGCATTTGATGGCGTCGATGCGGTCGTGTTTACAGCTGGATCCGGTCCAAATACAGGCGCAGACAAAACGATTTTAATTGATTTAGATGGTGCCGTGAAAACCATTGAGGCAGCCAAAAAAGCCGGCGTGAAGCGGTATGTCATGATCAGTTCCTATGACACAACACGTGAAGCGATCCAGTCGGCTCCATCATCCTTTGCGCCATATGTAGTGGCCAAGCATTATGCAGACGAATGGCTGAGGGGTACGGATCTCGATTACACGATCATCCATCCAGGTGCGCTGACGAATGAAAATGGAACAGGGAAAGTGAAGGCAGCCACGAAAGTGGAAAGAAATGAAATCCCGCGTGAAGATGTGGCCAGTGTGATTGTGGCCTGTCTGGAAAATGACGAGACGATCGGAAAAGAGTTTCAAGTCGTGAGCGGTGAGATGGCGGTTAAGGATGCGGTTGGTTCTTTATAA